In Salinibacterium sp. dk2585, a single window of DNA contains:
- a CDS encoding LysE/ArgO family amino acid transporter produces the protein MIFPASFDPTLAIALSGFVLGFGLIAAIGAQNAFILRQGVRGQHLLAVVLVCAASDLVLIFGGIAGVGAVLENAPWVITLVRWFGVAFLTTYGLLAAKRAWRPSGQGLTIDEPAPSAVDLDVASEAAPASGGGGTATLTVPVVETRTATRSTLATAVLTALAFTWLNPHAYLDAVVVLGSVANTHGDPARWVFGTGAILASFAWFTLIGFGAKLLSKKLASPKAWRILDASIAVIMLTLAASLAFSH, from the coding sequence GTGATATTCCCCGCCAGCTTCGACCCGACCCTCGCAATCGCTCTCTCCGGCTTCGTGCTGGGCTTCGGCCTCATTGCCGCGATCGGCGCCCAGAATGCCTTCATCCTGCGCCAAGGCGTGCGCGGACAGCACCTGCTTGCCGTCGTGCTCGTGTGCGCGGCATCCGACCTCGTGCTCATCTTCGGAGGCATCGCCGGCGTGGGCGCCGTGCTCGAGAACGCGCCCTGGGTCATCACGCTGGTGCGCTGGTTCGGCGTCGCGTTCCTGACGACCTACGGGCTACTCGCGGCGAAGCGTGCGTGGCGCCCATCGGGGCAGGGGCTCACGATCGATGAGCCGGCGCCGAGCGCGGTCGACCTGGATGTGGCATCCGAGGCTGCCCCTGCGTCGGGCGGTGGCGGCACCGCGACCCTCACCGTGCCCGTCGTCGAGACGCGGACGGCGACGCGCAGCACCCTCGCGACGGCCGTGCTGACGGCACTCGCCTTCACCTGGCTGAATCCGCACGCCTACCTCGACGCCGTCGTCGTGCTCGGCTCGGTCGCGAACACGCACGGCGACCCGGCGCGCTGGGTCTTCGGCACGGGCGCGATCCTCGCGAGTTTCGCCTGGTTCACGCTCATCGGCTTCGGGGCCAAGCTGCTGTCGAAGAAGCTCGCGTCGCCCAAGGCCTGGCGCATCCTCGACGCCTCGATCGCCGTCATCATGCTGACGCTCGCGGCATCCCTCGCCTTCTCCCACTAA
- the guaB gene encoding IMP dehydrogenase, protein MTQPDPFGFIGLTYDDVMLLPGHTDVIPSEVDTSSRLTRNIRVNTPLISAAMDTVTEARMAISMARQGGLGVLHRNLAIDEQAAYVDKVKRSESGMITNPVTTTPDATVAEVDAVCGQFRVSGLPVVEADGKLVGIITNRDMRFVSPFEKATTLVRDVMTRMPLITAPEGVDPDGAIAIFAEHKIEKLPLIDSNGRLTGLITVKDFDKTEQYPFATKDEEGRLRVGAAIGFFGDAWERAGALADAGVDVIVVDTANGDSRGEIEIIRRLKGDSAFADIDIIGGNVATRSGAQALVDAGADAIKVGVGPGSICTTRVVAGVGVPQVTAVYEASLAAREAGVPVIADGGLQYSGDIAKALVAGAETVMLGSLLAGTDESPGDMIFVNGKQYKTYRGMGSLGAMQTRGKKTSYSRDRYFQADVPSDEQLIAEGIEGKVAYRGPVASVTYQLLGGLRQSMFYVGARTIDELRAKGKFVRITAAGLKESHPHDIQMVVEAPNYRG, encoded by the coding sequence ATGACCCAGCCGGATCCCTTCGGTTTCATCGGACTCACCTACGACGACGTGATGTTGCTGCCCGGGCACACCGATGTCATCCCGAGCGAGGTGGACACGTCGTCGCGACTGACCCGCAACATCCGGGTCAACACCCCCCTCATCTCCGCTGCGATGGACACCGTCACCGAGGCGCGCATGGCGATCTCGATGGCGCGCCAGGGCGGTCTCGGCGTGCTGCACCGCAATCTCGCGATCGACGAGCAGGCCGCCTATGTTGACAAGGTCAAGCGCTCCGAGTCGGGCATGATCACGAACCCCGTGACGACGACTCCGGATGCCACGGTCGCTGAGGTCGACGCCGTGTGCGGGCAGTTCCGTGTCTCTGGCCTCCCCGTCGTCGAGGCGGACGGAAAGCTCGTCGGCATCATCACCAACCGCGACATGCGCTTCGTCTCGCCCTTCGAGAAGGCGACGACGCTCGTGCGCGACGTCATGACGCGCATGCCACTCATCACGGCGCCTGAAGGAGTCGACCCCGATGGGGCGATCGCGATCTTCGCGGAGCACAAGATCGAGAAGCTGCCGCTCATCGACTCGAACGGACGACTGACGGGCCTCATCACGGTCAAGGACTTCGACAAGACCGAGCAGTACCCCTTTGCGACGAAGGATGAGGAGGGCCGCCTGCGGGTCGGCGCCGCAATCGGGTTCTTCGGCGACGCCTGGGAGCGAGCCGGCGCGCTCGCCGATGCAGGTGTCGACGTCATCGTCGTCGACACCGCGAACGGTGACTCACGCGGCGAGATCGAGATTATCCGTCGACTCAAGGGTGACAGCGCGTTCGCCGACATCGACATCATCGGCGGCAATGTGGCGACCCGCTCAGGAGCCCAGGCGCTCGTGGACGCGGGAGCGGATGCCATCAAGGTCGGCGTCGGGCCCGGCTCGATCTGCACGACGCGCGTCGTCGCCGGCGTCGGCGTTCCCCAGGTCACGGCGGTCTACGAGGCATCCCTCGCTGCGCGGGAGGCGGGCGTTCCTGTCATCGCCGACGGAGGCCTCCAGTACTCGGGTGACATCGCCAAGGCCCTCGTCGCGGGCGCCGAGACGGTCATGCTGGGCTCGCTCCTGGCCGGCACCGACGAGAGCCCCGGCGACATGATCTTCGTCAACGGCAAGCAATACAAGACCTACCGCGGCATGGGTTCCCTCGGGGCCATGCAGACGCGGGGCAAGAAGACCTCCTACTCGCGCGACCGCTACTTCCAGGCGGATGTGCCGAGCGACGAGCAGCTCATCGCCGAGGGCATCGAGGGCAAGGTGGCCTACCGTGGCCCCGTCGCATCCGTCACCTACCAGCTGCTCGGCGGACTGCGGCAGTCGATGTTCTACGTGGGGGCTCGCACGATCGACGAGCTGCGCGCGAAGGGCAAGTTCGTGCGCATCACGGCGGCGGGACTCAAGGAGTCGCACCCCCACGACATCCAGATGGTCGTGGAGGCACCGAACTACCGCGGCTGA
- a CDS encoding response regulator transcription factor: protein MTRVVIVDDHSIFRSGLKASLDAAVEVLAEAADVDAAVAAVTEHRPEVVLLDVHLPGGAGGGGAEVIRRCAGLLDSVRFLALSVSDSAEDVVGVIRAGARGYITKGSSADDVNSAIRTVASGDAVFSPRLAGFVLDAFGAAAGEQAVADDELDRLSAREREVMRLIARGYAYKEVATELFISIKTVETHVSAVLRKLQLSSRHELTAWALERKLL from the coding sequence ATGACAAGAGTCGTGATCGTCGATGACCATTCGATCTTTCGGTCGGGCCTCAAGGCCTCGCTCGATGCTGCGGTCGAGGTGCTCGCGGAGGCGGCCGATGTCGACGCCGCCGTGGCCGCCGTCACGGAGCATCGGCCCGAGGTCGTGCTGCTTGATGTGCATCTGCCGGGCGGCGCGGGTGGTGGCGGGGCGGAGGTCATCCGGCGCTGTGCGGGCCTGCTCGACTCGGTGCGATTCCTTGCCCTCAGCGTCTCCGACTCGGCGGAGGACGTCGTCGGCGTGATTCGTGCGGGAGCCCGGGGCTACATCACGAAGGGCAGCTCTGCCGATGACGTGAACTCGGCCATCCGCACTGTCGCGAGCGGCGACGCGGTCTTCTCGCCGCGCCTCGCGGGCTTCGTGCTCGACGCCTTCGGGGCGGCCGCGGGTGAGCAGGCGGTGGCCGACGATGAGCTCGACCGGCTCTCCGCCCGCGAGCGCGAGGTCATGCGGCTCATCGCGCGTGGCTACGCCTACAAGGAGGTCGCGACGGAACTGTTCATCTCCATCAAGACCGTCGAGACGCACGTCTCCGCCGTGCTGCGCAAGCTGCAGCTCTCGTCACGGCACGAGCTCACGGCCTGGGCGCTCGAACGCAAGCTCCTCTAG
- a CDS encoding ATP-binding protein, translating into MSQTETSARPPLVRPRRAVIGGVCAGLSEHLGWPVRRVRLLFVVASLLGGAGILFYGWLWALVPLAPGEAEETARRRAPIAAVLLVLGAVAAVVAIVQANVAGSASTAVSLSLALTGGAVVWSLALDEHDPDRSPRYRLVIRSAGATVLLATGLLLLASNDWRPEAMTAVVAVGMMVLGLVVAIAPFIVRLWNELMRERSGRIREEQRAEIAAHLHDSVLQTLALIQNRAGASSDVARIARAQERELREWLFAGDGAPGADLVSELSEDAATIEVEYPARIDVVTVGESVPAHPSLVAAAREAMLNAARHGGGEVSVYVEAAASAVDVFVRDRGPGIELDALPADRLGVRESIIGRMQRAGGTATVQRGAGGVGTEVHLHLDL; encoded by the coding sequence GTGAGCCAGACCGAGACCAGCGCGCGACCGCCACTCGTGCGTCCTCGTCGCGCCGTCATTGGGGGCGTCTGTGCCGGGCTCAGTGAGCACCTCGGCTGGCCCGTACGGCGGGTGCGCCTCCTGTTCGTCGTGGCCTCGCTGCTCGGCGGGGCGGGCATCCTCTTCTATGGCTGGCTGTGGGCGCTCGTCCCCCTCGCCCCGGGGGAGGCGGAAGAGACGGCGCGCAGGCGCGCACCGATCGCAGCCGTCCTCCTTGTGCTCGGCGCCGTCGCGGCGGTCGTCGCCATCGTGCAGGCCAACGTCGCGGGCTCCGCATCGACGGCCGTCAGCCTGAGCCTGGCGCTCACGGGCGGTGCCGTCGTGTGGAGCCTCGCCCTCGATGAGCACGACCCTGACCGCTCGCCGCGCTACCGCCTCGTCATCCGCAGCGCGGGTGCGACCGTGCTGCTTGCGACCGGGCTCCTGCTCCTCGCCTCGAACGACTGGCGCCCAGAGGCCATGACGGCCGTCGTCGCGGTGGGCATGATGGTGCTCGGCCTCGTGGTCGCGATCGCCCCCTTTATTGTGCGCCTGTGGAACGAGCTCATGCGGGAACGCTCCGGTCGCATCCGCGAGGAGCAGCGTGCCGAGATCGCGGCGCACCTGCACGACTCAGTGCTGCAGACCCTCGCACTGATCCAGAACCGCGCGGGTGCCTCGAGCGACGTCGCTCGCATCGCCAGGGCGCAGGAGCGCGAGCTGCGCGAATGGCTCTTCGCGGGCGACGGTGCCCCCGGCGCTGACCTCGTGAGCGAACTGAGCGAGGATGCCGCCACGATCGAGGTCGAGTATCCCGCGCGCATCGACGTCGTCACGGTGGGGGAGTCGGTGCCGGCCCACCCCTCGCTCGTCGCGGCGGCGCGCGAGGCGATGCTCAACGCCGCACGGCACGGGGGCGGCGAGGTCTCCGTGTATGTCGAGGCCGCGGCATCCGCCGTCGACGTCTTCGTGCGCGACCGCGGACCAGGTATCGAGCTCGACGCCCTGCCCGCCGACCGCCTCGGCGTGAGAGAGTCGATCATCGGCAGGATGCAGCGGGCCGGCGGCACCGCGACCGTGCAGCGCGGCGCGGGAGGTGTCGGCACCGAGGTGCACCTGCACCTCGACCTGTAA
- a CDS encoding PspC domain-containing protein: MDNDTPSSPTPPRGGTAADSGFFPWLRSLGLTREPGWLGGVSAGIALRLGIDPLIVRGILVVIGILGAPVLFLYAAAWLLLPDTTGRIHLQELFRGIFDRALAGIAILLLLAMLPVGGGTGWWFTGGWWDGDWAGPGLGAIIWTVVLTGAVIWFVVWLANRQSATPSATAMPPADGTAPATTTDAPATTGAPATTTADAPAAATSATLPLVSEPTAPPTPPATAGDAELAAWREGQAEWKREHDNWRAQQSASEKAAREQRQAEARHQRQAEAAERARVAREKELRTRPNTAFTLVAVGLSFVAGAATALILSDTDLAFATLAAASLAVTLAVLGLAIIVNGIRGRRSGGSSGVAILVIIALFFTGVLGWFPRPLISEGTTRWEPSASDRSDSRMLIRGDMVVDMEDYFATGNARIGTVDLFVVNGDVEVIMPGDADGRVEVDSISGRIEVDGDIVDSGGFASSVARYDSTNDRRVIVDVFVIAGDVTVRQAD, encoded by the coding sequence ATGGACAACGACACCCCTTCCTCACCCACTCCGCCCCGCGGCGGAACGGCGGCCGACTCGGGCTTCTTCCCGTGGCTGCGCAGCCTCGGCCTCACCCGTGAGCCGGGATGGCTGGGTGGCGTCTCCGCGGGCATCGCACTCCGGCTCGGCATCGACCCGCTGATCGTCCGCGGCATCCTCGTCGTGATCGGCATCCTGGGCGCGCCCGTGCTGTTCCTCTACGCTGCGGCCTGGTTGCTCCTCCCCGACACGACGGGTCGCATCCACCTGCAGGAGCTCTTCCGCGGCATCTTCGATCGTGCCCTCGCGGGCATCGCGATCCTGCTGCTGCTCGCAATGCTGCCGGTGGGCGGCGGCACCGGCTGGTGGTTCACTGGTGGCTGGTGGGACGGCGACTGGGCTGGTCCGGGCCTCGGCGCGATCATCTGGACCGTGGTCCTCACGGGCGCGGTCATCTGGTTCGTCGTCTGGCTCGCGAATCGCCAGAGCGCCACCCCCTCGGCGACAGCCATGCCGCCCGCCGATGGGACTGCACCGGCCACGACGACAGACGCACCGGCCACGACGGGCGCACCGGCCACGACCACGGCGGATGCCCCTGCCGCCGCAACCTCAGCGACCCTGCCCCTCGTCTCCGAGCCGACCGCGCCGCCCACACCTCCCGCGACCGCGGGCGATGCGGAGCTCGCCGCCTGGCGCGAGGGACAGGCCGAATGGAAGCGTGAGCACGACAACTGGCGCGCCCAGCAGTCCGCTTCGGAGAAGGCTGCCCGCGAGCAGCGCCAGGCGGAGGCGCGTCACCAGCGCCAAGCAGAGGCCGCGGAACGTGCACGCGTCGCTCGCGAGAAGGAACTCCGCACGCGCCCCAACACGGCCTTCACCCTCGTCGCGGTAGGGCTCTCCTTCGTGGCCGGTGCCGCGACGGCACTTATCCTGAGCGACACCGACCTGGCGTTCGCGACGCTTGCCGCGGCATCCCTCGCGGTCACGCTCGCCGTCCTGGGTCTCGCGATCATCGTCAACGGCATCCGCGGGCGTCGCAGCGGCGGCTCGAGCGGGGTTGCGATCCTCGTCATCATCGCCCTGTTCTTCACGGGCGTACTCGGATGGTTCCCTCGCCCGCTCATCTCCGAGGGCACGACACGCTGGGAGCCGAGCGCGAGTGACCGCAGCGACTCCCGCATGCTCATCCGCGGTGACATGGTCGTCGACATGGAGGACTACTTCGCCACCGGCAACGCCCGCATCGGCACCGTCGACCTCTTCGTCGTCAACGGCGACGTGGAGGTCATCATGCCGGGCGATGCCGACGGCAGGGTCGAGGTCGACTCCATCAGCGGGCGCATCGAGGTCGATGGCGACATCGTCGACTCGGGCGGCTTCGCATCCTCGGTCGCCAGATACGACTCGACGAACGACAGGCGCGTCATCGTCGACGTCTTCGTCATCGCGGGCGACGTGACGGTACGGCAGGCCGACTGA
- a CDS encoding LysR family transcriptional regulator ArgP: MQIPLDLAKTVAAVVDEGTLEGAARALHITPSAVSQRVKALEQRLGRVLLVRSKPVRATDAGAAIVRLARQATLLEHEALAEVGLDDDGERLTPIGIAVNADSLATWLLPALAEVAREHPIVFELHREDEEYTTRLLESGQVMAAVTSQATSVPGCVVTPLGTVRYRAVASAEYIERWMPEGVTPGALGRSPRIDFDRRDDMQAAFLRSLRVRSTPPVHYVPASAEFAAAVRLGLGWAMLPAEQTRGTELVELMPQRPLDVPLYWQQWNLSSPLLQAVSDAVARAARTVALA; encoded by the coding sequence ATGCAGATACCGCTCGACCTTGCCAAGACCGTGGCGGCCGTCGTTGACGAGGGAACCCTCGAGGGCGCGGCCCGCGCGCTCCACATCACGCCCTCTGCCGTGAGCCAACGCGTCAAGGCCCTCGAGCAACGGCTCGGGCGCGTGCTGCTCGTGCGGTCCAAGCCGGTGCGGGCAACGGACGCCGGCGCCGCAATCGTGCGCCTCGCCCGCCAGGCGACGCTGCTCGAGCACGAGGCGCTTGCCGAGGTCGGGCTTGACGACGATGGCGAGCGGCTCACCCCCATCGGCATCGCCGTCAACGCTGATTCGCTGGCCACGTGGCTACTGCCGGCGCTCGCCGAGGTGGCGCGCGAGCATCCGATCGTCTTCGAGCTGCATCGCGAAGACGAGGAGTACACGACGCGCCTGCTTGAGTCAGGGCAGGTGATGGCGGCCGTGACCTCGCAGGCGACGAGCGTGCCGGGCTGCGTCGTGACCCCGCTCGGCACGGTGCGGTACCGGGCGGTCGCGAGCGCCGAATACATCGAGCGTTGGATGCCCGAGGGCGTCACCCCAGGTGCCTTGGGCCGCTCTCCCCGCATCGACTTCGACCGTCGCGACGACATGCAGGCTGCGTTCCTCAGGTCCTTGCGCGTGCGCTCCACCCCACCCGTCCACTACGTGCCCGCGTCCGCCGAGTTCGCGGCGGCCGTGCGGCTCGGGCTCGGGTGGGCCATGCTGCCCGCCGAGCAGACGCGCGGCACCGAGCTGGTCGAGCTCATGCCCCAGCGCCCGCTTGACGTGCCGCTCTACTGGCAGCAGTGGAACCTCAGTTCACCCCTGCTGCAGGCGGTATCGGATGCGGTGGCCCGCGCAGCGCGCACGGTCGCGCTGGCCTAG
- the rplK gene encoding 50S ribosomal protein L11, which translates to MAPKKKVTGLIKLQIQAGAANPAPPIGPALGQHGVNIMEFCKAYNAATESQRGNVIPVEITVYEDRSFTFILKTPPAAELIKKAAGVNKGSGTPHTSKVGKLTKDQVRAIAEQKMADLNANDVDAASKIIEGTARSMGITIDA; encoded by the coding sequence ATGGCACCGAAGAAGAAGGTCACGGGTCTGATCAAGCTGCAGATCCAGGCCGGCGCCGCCAACCCCGCCCCGCCCATCGGCCCGGCGCTCGGTCAGCACGGCGTCAACATCATGGAGTTCTGCAAGGCGTACAACGCCGCGACGGAGTCGCAGCGCGGCAACGTCATCCCCGTCGAGATCACGGTGTACGAGGACCGCTCGTTCACGTTCATCCTGAAGACCCCGCCCGCCGCCGAGCTCATCAAGAAGGCCGCTGGCGTCAACAAGGGTTCGGGCACGCCCCACACCTCCAAGGTGGGCAAGCTCACCAAGGACCAGGTTCGTGCGATCGCCGAGCAGAAGATGGCTGACCTCAACGCGAACGACGTCGACGCCGCATCCAAGATCATCGAGGGCACCGCGCGCTCGATGGGCATCACGATCGACGCGTAA
- the nusG gene encoding transcription termination/antitermination protein NusG: MREFAVDESDAASALEAALDAQAPAAENETPGDEAPADAADETEEAEEAEVDPYEEFRAELRSLPGKWYVVHSYAGFEKRVKQNIENRRVSMTMEDYIFQVEVPMEDVVEIKNGQRKLVTRVRIPSYVLVRMDLNEDSWSVVRHTPGVTGFVGNAHNPTPLRFEEAFNMLKSLVQVVEAPAKGGAKGGKAVQRSIPQEVDFEIGETITIKEGSFAGLPGSISEIKPESGKLTVLVSLFERETPVELSFDQVTKL; encoded by the coding sequence ATGAGGGAGTTCGCTGTCGACGAGTCCGACGCCGCGTCGGCCCTCGAGGCCGCGCTCGACGCGCAGGCCCCTGCCGCCGAGAACGAGACCCCCGGCGACGAGGCTCCCGCCGACGCCGCTGATGAGACCGAAGAAGCCGAAGAGGCCGAGGTTGACCCCTACGAGGAGTTCCGCGCCGAGCTGCGTTCCCTCCCGGGCAAGTGGTACGTCGTGCACTCCTACGCGGGCTTCGAGAAGCGCGTCAAGCAGAACATCGAGAACCGTCGCGTGTCGATGACCATGGAGGACTACATCTTCCAGGTCGAGGTGCCGATGGAAGACGTCGTCGAGATCAAGAACGGCCAGCGCAAGCTCGTCACTCGCGTGCGCATCCCCAGCTACGTGCTCGTGCGCATGGACCTCAACGAGGACAGCTGGTCGGTCGTGCGTCACACCCCCGGCGTGACGGGCTTCGTGGGCAACGCCCACAACCCGACGCCGCTGCGCTTCGAGGAGGCCTTCAACATGCTGAAGAGCCTCGTGCAGGTCGTCGAGGCTCCCGCGAAGGGCGGCGCGAAGGGCGGCAAGGCCGTGCAGCGCAGCATCCCGCAGGAGGTCGACTTCGAGATCGGCGAGACCATCACGATCAAGGAGGGCTCGTTCGCGGGCCTGCCCGGTTCGATCAGCGAGATCAAGCCCGAGAGCGGCAAGCTCACCGTGCTCGTGTCGCTCTTCGAGCGCGAGACCCCCGTCGAGCTCAGCTTCGACCAGGTCACCAAGCTCTAA
- a CDS encoding pyridoxal phosphate-dependent aminotransferase — translation MTELPSISRRIAAIAESATLKVDTKAKALQAEGRPVISYAAGEPDFSTPQHVVEAASAAVLDPKNYRYTPAAGLPALREAIAEKTLRDSGLEVAPSQVIVTNGGKQGVYQAFATVISEGDEVLLPAPYWTTYPEVTKLAGGVPVEVFAGSEQEYKVTVEQLEAARTERTKVLLFVSPSNPTGAVYTREETKAIGEWALEHGLWVITDEIYQNLVYDGSAHAPSIVEVVPELAEQTILVNGVAKSYAMTGWRLGWMVGPARAIKAAGNLQSHLSSNVSNISQHAAIAALTGPQDDVLAMRDAFDRRRQLIVAELNKIPGVVTPTPQGAFYVYPDVTGLLNREWGGVTPTTSLELADLILEQAEVAVVPGEAFGPSGYVRLSYALGDEPLLEGVQRLQRLFS, via the coding sequence GTGACTGAACTCCCCAGCATCTCCCGCCGAATCGCCGCCATCGCAGAGTCCGCAACGCTCAAGGTCGACACCAAGGCCAAAGCGCTGCAGGCCGAGGGCAGACCCGTCATCAGCTATGCGGCCGGTGAGCCCGACTTCAGCACTCCGCAGCACGTCGTGGAGGCAGCATCCGCCGCCGTGCTCGATCCCAAGAACTATCGCTACACGCCCGCCGCCGGCCTGCCAGCGCTGCGCGAGGCGATCGCCGAGAAGACCCTCCGCGACAGCGGGCTCGAAGTCGCCCCCAGCCAGGTCATCGTCACCAATGGCGGCAAGCAGGGCGTCTACCAGGCCTTCGCGACCGTCATCAGCGAGGGCGACGAGGTGCTCCTGCCCGCCCCCTATTGGACGACCTACCCCGAGGTGACGAAGCTCGCGGGCGGCGTGCCAGTCGAGGTCTTCGCGGGTTCGGAGCAGGAATACAAAGTCACGGTCGAGCAGCTCGAAGCCGCTCGCACCGAGCGCACCAAGGTGCTGTTGTTCGTCTCGCCCTCCAACCCCACCGGCGCCGTCTACACGCGCGAGGAGACGAAGGCCATCGGCGAGTGGGCACTCGAGCACGGACTCTGGGTCATCACCGACGAGATCTACCAGAACCTCGTCTACGACGGCTCGGCCCACGCCCCCTCGATCGTCGAGGTCGTGCCGGAGCTGGCCGAGCAGACGATCCTCGTCAACGGTGTCGCCAAGAGCTACGCCATGACCGGATGGCGCCTCGGATGGATGGTCGGCCCCGCCCGCGCGATCAAGGCGGCAGGCAACCTGCAGTCGCACCTCTCGTCGAACGTCTCGAACATCTCGCAGCACGCCGCGATCGCGGCCCTCACCGGACCGCAAGACGACGTGCTCGCGATGCGCGACGCCTTCGACCGTCGCCGCCAGCTCATCGTCGCCGAGCTCAACAAGATTCCCGGCGTCGTCACGCCGACCCCGCAGGGCGCCTTCTACGTGTACCCGGACGTCACGGGACTGCTGAACCGCGAATGGGGCGGCGTGACCCCCACGACCTCGCTCGAGCTCGCCGACCTCATCCTCGAGCAGGCCGAGGTCGCGGTCGTGCCCGGCGAGGCTTTCGGCCCGAGCGGCTACGTGCGGCTCTCGTACGCGCTCGGCGACGAGCCGCTCCTCGAGGGCGTGCAGCGACTGCAGCGCCTCTTCAGCTAG
- a CDS encoding branched-chain amino acid ABC transporter permease: MSNTSRLRQRRSRWHAVTFVAMVGAFLMLGSPAIADEVGEDEPFKISGNVQLDGQPLEDVRLTITGNGVDLEVETDAAGQWRAGVPEREAYTVTLDEETLPEGIAVVDETGEDETPNEKEVEIGPGGRVTMNFFIGQGERNTVSFVDQLVSRSIDGVNFGLMLGLAAVGISLVFGTTGLSNFAHAEMVTFGAVIALLLGVTMSLPMWIAIPLTVVVSAAFGWALDAGLWKPLRRRGLGIVQLMIVSIGLSLALRYVFQFFIGGGTLQLPGANAAQIQLFGNVQLSWIDLASMGISIIVIIGFAAWLMLSKIGKATRAVSDNASLAAASGIDVDRVVRIVWIVAAAMAGLSGVLYAYFRPGIKWDMGAQILLLVFAAVTLGGLGTAFGALIGAIIVGVMVEISGLWIPSDLKYVGALGILILVLLFRPQGILGRRERIG; this comes from the coding sequence ATGAGTAACACCAGCAGGCTTCGACAGCGCCGCTCCCGTTGGCACGCCGTCACCTTCGTCGCGATGGTCGGTGCATTCCTGATGCTCGGCTCCCCCGCCATCGCCGATGAGGTCGGCGAAGACGAGCCCTTCAAGATCAGCGGCAACGTCCAGCTCGACGGCCAACCACTCGAGGACGTCCGCCTGACGATCACGGGCAACGGCGTCGACCTCGAGGTCGAGACGGATGCCGCGGGTCAGTGGCGCGCGGGCGTGCCCGAACGCGAGGCCTACACCGTCACGCTCGACGAGGAGACACTTCCGGAGGGCATCGCGGTCGTTGACGAGACGGGCGAGGACGAGACCCCCAATGAGAAGGAGGTCGAGATTGGGCCCGGCGGCCGGGTCACGATGAACTTCTTCATCGGCCAGGGCGAGCGCAACACCGTCAGCTTCGTCGACCAGCTCGTCTCGCGCTCGATCGACGGCGTCAACTTCGGCCTCATGCTCGGCCTCGCCGCGGTCGGCATCTCCCTCGTGTTCGGCACGACCGGGCTCTCGAACTTCGCCCACGCCGAGATGGTGACCTTCGGCGCGGTGATCGCACTCCTCCTCGGGGTCACGATGTCGCTGCCGATGTGGATCGCCATCCCGCTCACGGTCGTCGTGAGCGCGGCCTTCGGCTGGGCGCTCGATGCGGGCCTCTGGAAACCCTTGCGAAGACGCGGGCTCGGCATCGTGCAGCTCATGATCGTGAGCATCGGCCTCTCGCTCGCGCTGCGGTATGTGTTCCAGTTCTTCATCGGCGGCGGCACCCTGCAGCTGCCCGGCGCCAACGCGGCACAGATCCAGCTCTTCGGCAACGTGCAGCTGTCGTGGATCGACCTCGCGAGCATGGGCATCAGCATCATCGTCATCATCGGCTTCGCCGCGTGGCTCATGCTCAGCAAGATCGGCAAGGCCACCCGCGCCGTCTCCGACAACGCCTCGCTCGCCGCAGCATCCGGAATCGATGTCGACCGCGTCGTGCGCATCGTCTGGATCGTCGCTGCCGCAATGGCCGGCCTCTCCGGCGTGCTCTACGCCTACTTCCGTCCCGGTATCAAGTGGGACATGGGAGCCCAGATCCTGCTCCTCGTCTTCGCCGCCGTCACGCTCGGTGGCCTTGGCACCGCCTTCGGCGCCCTGATCGGCGCGATCATCGTGGGCGTCATGGTCGAGATCTCGGGGCTGTGGATTCCCTCGGACCTCAAGTACGTGGGCGCGCTCGGAATTCTGATCCTGGTGCTGCTCTTCCGACCACAGGGCATCCTCGGTCGCAGAGAGAGAATAGGTTAA
- the secE gene encoding preprotein translocase subunit SecE: MARNVTDDPSEDVVASAKADRATRRGPFGRLALFLRQVIAELKKVVTPTRKELISYTAVVLVFVVIMMALVSGLDLLFGFVVAYVFGNGPVG, from the coding sequence GTGGCGAGAAACGTGACCGACGACCCGAGTGAGGATGTCGTCGCCAGCGCCAAGGCGGATCGCGCGACCCGTCGCGGCCCGTTTGGTCGCCTTGCGCTGTTCTTGCGCCAGGTGATCGCCGAGCTCAAGAAGGTCGTCACCCCGACCCGCAAGGAGCTCATCAGCTACACGGCTGTCGTGCTGGTCTTCGTCGTCATCATGATGGCGCTCGTCTCCGGCCTCGACCTCCTCTTCGGATTCGTCGTCGCGTATGTCTTCGGCAACGGACCCGTCGGCTGA